One Rosa chinensis cultivar Old Blush chromosome 5, RchiOBHm-V2, whole genome shotgun sequence genomic region harbors:
- the LOC112203212 gene encoding uncharacterized protein LOC112203212, protein MVDCQSALAKLRQSGTVTEFKSQFNKLSRRAIGFSEGALLSCFIGGLKEDIRVDVRAMNPTSLYQAYELATIFEEKYLVPKRSRPQQYYTRPNFSEIGPQHRGNTLGGRHQTPIHVKPKGTSTDNNNKWSQVDYHNRRARGLCFFCDEPYSGGHVCKKPHNQGRALLIEGVTTSEVKPEEQAFEDLIDMSEPEGEIEEPHIDVQVIGGVENPMTMQLKGLFNRKEVHVLIDGGATHSFIHPCVLKNLNLQVDSSKNLKVIAAFGMHSTTSGTVQMRLELQGSTIDTEAFVLPVNGCETLLGASWLKTLGDIVWNFDKLTMRFSVDGKDHFSQGLTSGDTTMVNWSTMSKILKQEKQAMFIQLLAVAGQESNQTALHPQIATLISKFSYLFDKPTSLPPHRLHDHRIELLPGSTPVSVRPYRYPQFQKNEVEKICNELLMGGEIQPSTSPFSSPVLLVKKKDGTNRMCINYRSLNAITVKDKFPIPVVDELLDELHGSTIFLKLDLRSGYHQIRMHPRDVPKTAFRTHHGHYEFLVMPFGLTNALSTFQSLMNEVFKEYLRKFVLVFFDDILIYSRSWEEHLEHLNLVFSKLQEHELKVKMSKCVFGTSQVEYLGHVISEKGCGC, encoded by the coding sequence ATGGTGGATTGTCAGTCTGCTCTAGCCAAGCTACGACAATCTGGAACTGTGACTGAGTTTAAGTCCCAGTTCAATAAACTTTCAAGAAGAGCCATTGGATTTTCAGAGGGTGCTTTGCTATCATGTTTTATTGGAGGCCTCAAAGAAGATATCAGGGTGGATGTGCGTGCTATGAATCCTACTTCATTATACCAAGCTTATGAATTAGCAACAATTTTTGAGGAGAAATACTTAGTACCCAAACGCTCTCGACCACAACAGTACTATACCAGACCCAACTTCTCAGAGATTGGTCCTCAACATAGAGGAAACACCCTTGGTGGTAGACACCAAACCCCAATTCATGTTAAACCTAAAGGGACATCAACTGACAATAATAACAAATGGTCACAAGTGGATTATCATAATAGAAGAGCCAGGggactttgtttcttttgtgaTGAACCATACTCGGGTGGACATGTTTGCAAAAAACCTCACAATCAAGGCAGAGCACTACTCATTGAAGGGGTAACTACATCGGAAGTCAAGCCTGAAGAGCAAGCATTCGAAGATTTAATTGATATGAGTGAACCTGAGGGTGAAATTGAAGAACCTCATATTGATGTACAGGTAATTGGTGGAGTTGAAAATCCAATGACTATGCAATTGAAGGGTTTGTTCAACAGAAAAGAGGTGCATGTGTTAATTGATGGTGGAGCTACTCACTCTTTCATTCATCCTTGTGTGCTTAAAAATCTGAATTTGCAAGTGGATAGTTCTAAAAATTTGAAGGTAATTGCGGCTTTTGGCATGCACTCCACCACTTCAGGCACAGTTCAAATGCGCTTGGAATTACAAGGCTCTACAATAGATACTGAGGCTTTTGTCTTACCAGTTAATGGGTGTGAGACCTTATTAGGAGCATCATGGCTTAAGACATTGGGTGATATAGTATGGAACTTTGACAAACTGACTATGAGGTTCTCTGTGGATGGGAAAGACCATTTTTCGCAAGGGTTGACGTCAGGGGATACAACTATGGTTAACTGGAGTACCATGTCCAAAATTCTTAAGCAGGAAAAGCAGGCAATGTTTATTCAACTGTTAGCAGTGGCTGGTCAAGAAAGTAACCAAACAGCCTTACATCCTCAGATTGCCACTTTGATTAGTAAGTTCTCATACTTGTTTGACAAACCAACTTCCTTACCCCCACACAGATTGCATGACCATAGAATTGAGCTCTTACCTGGTTCTACACCTGTAAGTGTCCGACCGTACCGCTACCCTCAATTCCAAAAGAATGAAGTGGAGAAAATTTGTAATGAGTTGTTAATGGGAGGGGAGATTCAACCAAGCACCAGCCCTTTTTCATCACCAGTTCTACttgtgaagaagaaggatggcacTAATAGGATGTGCATCAACTACCGGTCCTTAAATGCAATTACTGTAAAAGATAAATTTCCAATTCCGGTTGTAGATGAGCTCTTAGATGAGTTGCATGGTTCTACTATCTTTTTGAAATTAGACCTCCGATCGGGCTATCATCAAATCAGGATGCACCCTAGAGATGTGCCAAAAACTGCTTTTCGGACGCATCATGGTCACTACGAATTTTTGGTGATGCCCTTTGGCCTCACTAATGCCCTTTCCACATTTCAATCTCTAATGAATGAGGTGTTTAAGGAGTACTTGAGAAAATTTGTTCTTGTCTTTTTTGATGACATTTTAATTTATAGCAGGTCATGGGAGGAACACTTGGAACATTTGAACCTAGTTTTTTCCAAGTTGCAGGAACATGAATTGAAGGTTAAGATGAGCAAATGTGTTTTTGGGACTTCGCAGGTGGAGTATTTGGGGCACGTAATTTCTGAAAAAGGGTGTGGCTGTTGA